In one Umezawaea sp. Da 62-37 genomic region, the following are encoded:
- a CDS encoding IS3 family transposase, giving the protein MAPPKKYPDDLRERATRMVVQARRDPATMTRAIKRIADQLGIHPEALRTWVKRAEIDAGDRPGTTTGDAERVARLERENRELRRANQILRSAASSFAAELDRPSRRRVGFVDSQREEHGVQPVLKALEQTPAGIAPSTYYAARSRPDSARAARDRELAGKITRVHEDNYGVYGSKKVWAELNRYGIEVARCTIGRLMRENGLRGLLRDKSPRTTRPAAETGRPVDLVKRDFTATSVNELWVADITYVHTAAGWVYASFVLDAFSRVIVGWQVATSLYTDLALDALQMAIWRRQAEGTDLAGLVHHSDRGVQGGFNWSSHHPD; this is encoded by the coding sequence ATGGCGCCACCGAAGAAGTACCCCGATGACCTGCGTGAGCGGGCGACCCGGATGGTCGTGCAGGCCCGACGGGACCCGGCCACGATGACCCGGGCGATCAAGCGGATCGCCGATCAGCTCGGGATCCATCCCGAGGCGTTGCGGACCTGGGTCAAGCGTGCGGAGATCGATGCCGGTGACCGGCCTGGCACCACGACCGGTGATGCGGAGCGGGTCGCGCGGTTGGAACGGGAGAACCGCGAACTGCGACGGGCGAATCAGATCCTGAGGTCGGCGGCGAGTTCCTTTGCGGCGGAGCTGGACCGTCCGTCGCGACGAAGGGTCGGGTTCGTCGATTCCCAGCGGGAGGAACACGGTGTCCAGCCGGTCCTGAAGGCGCTCGAGCAGACGCCCGCCGGGATCGCACCGTCGACGTACTACGCGGCCCGCTCCCGCCCGGACTCGGCCCGTGCGGCACGAGACCGGGAACTGGCCGGGAAGATCACGCGGGTGCACGAGGACAACTACGGCGTCTACGGGTCGAAGAAAGTCTGGGCCGAGCTGAACCGCTACGGCATCGAGGTGGCCCGGTGCACCATCGGGCGGCTCATGCGCGAGAACGGGCTCCGTGGCCTGCTCCGTGACAAGTCCCCGCGCACGACACGGCCTGCGGCGGAGACCGGCAGGCCAGTTGACCTCGTGAAACGCGACTTCACGGCCACGAGCGTGAATGAGCTGTGGGTAGCGGACATCACTTACGTGCACACCGCCGCTGGCTGGGTGTACGCGTCGTTCGTGCTCGATGCGTTCTCCCGCGTGATCGTGGGCTGGCAGGTCGCCACCAGCCTTTACACCGACCTGGCGCTGGACGCGTTGCAGATGGCGATCTGGCGCCGCCAGGCCGAGGGCACCGACCTGGCAGGTCTGGTCCACCACAGCGACCGCGGAGTCCAGGGCGGATTCAACTGGTCGTCGCACCACCCTGACTGA
- a CDS encoding NAD-binding protein, which yields MDAHAAPPRAAGHTVVIGYGATGGHAARAIATRVPSGFRMPVVVDHDVERMATALLDGFWFVLGDGADPTVLRDAGVADAGQVVIAVPEGRDVVRTTSAVRSLNPVATVIALVREPDWCDPVTRAGADHIVVADREVGRRLGLMVRRDPAGVRVRPAAGWDWAVERRPVRAAEVGRPAVACGPEVLAVVRGGVRHWREDPEVATLQAGDRLLVACTSASKRPGTPW from the coding sequence ATGGACGCCCACGCCGCCCCACCGCGTGCTGCGGGGCACACCGTCGTGATCGGGTACGGAGCCACCGGCGGTCACGCCGCGCGCGCCATCGCCACACGCGTCCCGTCCGGCTTCCGCATGCCGGTGGTGGTGGACCACGACGTCGAGCGGATGGCCACGGCGCTGCTCGACGGGTTCTGGTTCGTCCTCGGAGACGGGGCGGACCCGACCGTGCTGCGCGACGCCGGGGTCGCGGACGCAGGGCAGGTCGTCATCGCCGTGCCCGAAGGCAGGGATGTCGTGCGGACCACGTCCGCCGTGCGGTCGCTCAACCCCGTGGCGACCGTCATCGCTCTGGTGCGCGAGCCTGATTGGTGTGATCCGGTCACCCGCGCGGGAGCCGATCACATCGTGGTCGCCGATCGGGAAGTGGGCCGCCGACTCGGCCTGATGGTGCGTCGTGATCCCGCCGGTGTGCGCGTGCGTCCCGCAGCGGGGTGGGATTGGGCCGTGGAACGGCGTCCGGTTCGGGCGGCGGAGGTCGGCCGTCCAGCGGTCGCTTGCGGTCCCGAGGTTCTCGCGGTGGTGCGCGGCGGCGTGCGCCACTGGCGGGAAGATCCCGAAGTCGCGACCCTGCAGGCCGGTGACCGCCTGCTCGTCGCGTGTACCAGCGCATCGAAGCGGCCGGGAACGCCCTGGTGA
- a CDS encoding HAMP domain-containing sensor histidine kinase, with protein MTTDQRRWAVRLSLRWRVATVLGLGSLLVTSALAAATWNLASGYLLRQREQGAVRQAEVNVRLVDDSLRRGSDGLGDLLTGLTTGPDSTILLFQDGRVLTSGRPVDPTTLPSALVDLAREGTPARQRLVVDGIPALAVTLPVSSGEAVYLELFPLLQLDRTFRYLSSLLVAGTVISALLGFCLGSWASRRALRPLTELTTAASRIAGGDLRARLPDRAEPDLRPLATTFNTTADALEQRVLRDARFAGDVSHELRSPLTTMVNAAEVLKRRAELHGPAAKALDLLTSEVDRFARMVVDLLEISRADQVTDDQALEPVDVGDLVHNIVAIRSDTTIPISVEEGTPLVMVDRRRLDRVVTNLLDNAERHAGGAERVAVLHRGDSVRLEVDDAGPGIPHDLRDRIFDRFARGTRSGSRGTDTGSGLGLALVAQHVQRHGGTVWVEDRPGGGARFVVEIPEASR; from the coding sequence CTGCTCGTGACCAGCGCACTCGCGGCGGCGACCTGGAACCTCGCCTCGGGTTATCTGCTGCGCCAGCGGGAGCAGGGCGCGGTGCGGCAGGCCGAGGTCAACGTCCGGTTGGTGGACGACTCCCTGCGTCGGGGATCCGACGGGCTCGGCGACCTGTTGACCGGCCTGACCACCGGACCCGATTCCACGATCCTGCTGTTCCAGGACGGCCGGGTCCTCACCAGCGGCCGGCCGGTCGATCCGACGACGCTGCCGTCCGCACTCGTCGACCTGGCCCGCGAGGGCACACCCGCACGACAGCGGCTCGTCGTCGACGGCATCCCCGCTCTCGCCGTCACCCTGCCGGTCTCCTCCGGCGAGGCCGTGTACCTCGAACTCTTCCCGCTGCTGCAACTGGACCGGACGTTCCGCTACCTCAGCAGCCTGCTCGTGGCGGGCACGGTGATCAGCGCGCTGCTGGGGTTCTGCCTCGGGTCGTGGGCGAGCAGGCGGGCGCTGCGCCCGCTGACCGAGCTGACCACGGCGGCGTCCCGGATCGCGGGCGGTGACCTGCGGGCCCGGCTGCCCGACCGCGCGGAGCCCGACCTGCGCCCGCTGGCCACCACGTTCAACACCACCGCGGACGCGCTGGAACAACGGGTGCTGCGCGACGCGCGGTTCGCCGGCGACGTGAGCCACGAGCTGCGCTCACCGCTGACCACGATGGTGAACGCCGCGGAAGTGTTGAAGCGCCGAGCGGAACTGCACGGCCCCGCGGCGAAAGCGCTGGACCTGCTGACGTCCGAGGTGGACAGGTTCGCCCGCATGGTCGTCGACCTGCTGGAGATCTCCCGCGCCGACCAGGTCACCGACGACCAGGCGCTGGAACCCGTCGACGTGGGCGACCTCGTCCACAACATCGTCGCAATCCGGTCGGACACCACGATCCCGATCAGCGTGGAAGAAGGCACACCGCTGGTCATGGTCGACCGCCGACGACTGGACCGCGTCGTCACCAACCTGCTGGACAACGCCGAGCGGCACGCGGGTGGGGCCGAGCGCGTGGCCGTGCTGCACCGCGGTGATTCGGTCCGGTTGGAGGTCGACGACGCGGGTCCTGGAATTCCCCATGACCTGCGAGACCGGATCTTCGACCGCTTCGCCCGCGGTACCCGCTCCGGAAGCCGTGGCACCGACACCGGCAGCGGTCTCGGGCTCGCGCTGGTCGCCCAGCACGTCCAACGCCACGGCGGCACGGTGTGGGTGGAGGACCGGCCCGGCGGCGGCGCCCGATTCGTCGTCGAGATCCCGGAGGCAAGCCGATGA
- a CDS encoding cation:proton antiporter, with product MVGLFDVDGMKSMALVLAFGLVLLVSVSLSGLAARTVLSTALLFLVAGALIGQGGFGLVDIPSDGAFVTGLADLALFTVLFTDGQRAGLPALRDGWRLSGRALGLAMPLTMIGIALPAHFLAGLDWTTSLLIGAILSPTDPVFAAAIVGRTDVPLRLRRLLNVESGLNDGLALPFVLIFLATATGSDTDLGTIAVELVAGLALGIAVAAVITLAWKLRILTAEPRLQALGPLSIGVIVYAACHLTHANPYLAAFAAGSVLATLDHETAENFEHFGDLLSEVTKFAALLVFGALITPERISHLTAGDWAVAVIAILLIRPAAMLLSLLRTPLPARERSVAAWFGPKGFASVVYGLLVLQAGIPAGEHVFDLVAVTIALSIVLHSSTDVPIAKALSVEPPDNLPTGQPAEKTDRRRGL from the coding sequence GTGGTGGGCCTGTTCGACGTGGACGGGATGAAGTCGATGGCCTTGGTGCTCGCGTTCGGGTTGGTGTTGCTGGTCAGCGTGTCCCTGTCGGGCTTGGCGGCGCGCACCGTGCTGTCGACCGCCCTGCTCTTCCTGGTGGCCGGGGCCCTGATCGGGCAGGGCGGGTTCGGGCTGGTGGACATCCCGTCGGACGGGGCGTTCGTCACCGGTCTGGCGGACTTGGCGTTGTTCACGGTGTTGTTCACCGACGGCCAACGCGCGGGTCTGCCCGCGTTGCGCGACGGGTGGCGGCTCTCCGGTCGTGCGCTGGGCCTGGCGATGCCGTTGACCATGATCGGCATCGCGCTGCCCGCGCACTTCCTCGCCGGCCTGGACTGGACGACCTCGCTGCTGATCGGCGCGATCCTCTCCCCCACCGACCCGGTGTTCGCCGCGGCCATCGTGGGCCGCACCGACGTGCCGCTGCGGTTGCGGCGCCTGCTCAACGTCGAGTCCGGACTCAACGACGGGCTGGCGCTGCCGTTCGTGCTGATCTTCCTGGCCACCGCCACCGGCAGCGACACCGACCTGGGCACCATCGCCGTGGAGCTGGTCGCGGGGCTGGCGTTGGGCATCGCGGTCGCGGCGGTCATCACCCTGGCGTGGAAGCTGCGCATCCTGACCGCCGAACCCCGTTTGCAGGCGTTGGGGCCGCTGTCGATCGGCGTGATCGTCTACGCGGCCTGCCACCTCACCCACGCCAACCCCTACCTCGCCGCGTTCGCCGCCGGATCGGTGCTGGCCACCCTGGACCACGAGACCGCGGAGAACTTCGAGCACTTCGGCGACCTGCTCTCGGAGGTCACGAAGTTCGCCGCGCTGCTGGTGTTCGGCGCGCTGATCACCCCGGAGCGGATCTCCCACCTGACCGCCGGTGACTGGGCGGTCGCGGTCATCGCGATCCTGCTCATCCGACCCGCCGCGATGCTGCTCTCACTGCTGCGCACACCGCTTCCCGCGCGGGAACGATCCGTCGCGGCGTGGTTCGGCCCCAAGGGATTCGCCTCGGTGGTCTACGGGCTGCTGGTGCTGCAAGCGGGCATCCCCGCCGGGGAGCACGTGTTCGACCTCGTGGCGGTCACCATCGCGTTGTCGATCGTGCTGCACTCCTCCACCGACGTGCCGATCGCCAAAGCGCTCAGCGTCGAGCCACCCGACAACCTGCCCACCGGTCAACCCGCCGAGAAGACCGACCGGCGGCGAGGACTGTGA
- a CDS encoding aquaporin has protein sequence METPLTRRLLAELAGTTILCLFGIGAAAAVARVEAGGPGLLVVALAHGLALAVAIYAFGSVSGGHFNPTVTIALAARARFPWREVPAYLIAQLLGGTLGATVVHLAYTGSGTTGGLGATTLAEGVNVGQGLLAEAFGAFLLVTAVYALAVTPSAPKGVVGFGIGLALAVQIMAIGPLTGASVNFARTIGPDLVLAFTGGEVAWSHLVVYLVGPIVGGLAAALLYEVVSGLKAARPTVERV, from the coding sequence ATGGAGACGCCGTTGACGCGCCGACTGCTCGCCGAACTCGCCGGAACAACGATCCTGTGCCTCTTCGGCATCGGCGCCGCCGCGGCCGTGGCCAGAGTCGAGGCGGGCGGACCCGGACTGCTCGTGGTGGCACTCGCCCACGGGCTCGCCCTCGCCGTCGCGATCTACGCGTTCGGCTCGGTCTCCGGCGGTCACTTCAACCCGACCGTCACCATCGCCCTGGCCGCCAGGGCCCGGTTCCCCTGGCGCGAGGTGCCCGCCTACCTCATCGCACAACTGCTCGGCGGCACGCTCGGCGCGACCGTCGTCCATCTCGCCTACACCGGCTCCGGCACCACGGGCGGACTCGGTGCGACGACCCTCGCCGAGGGCGTGAACGTGGGCCAAGGCCTGCTCGCCGAAGCGTTCGGCGCGTTCTTGCTGGTCACCGCCGTCTACGCGCTGGCCGTGACGCCGTCGGCACCCAAGGGGGTGGTCGGCTTCGGCATCGGACTGGCGCTGGCCGTCCAGATCATGGCGATCGGGCCGCTCACCGGTGCGTCGGTCAACTTCGCCCGCACCATCGGCCCCGACCTGGTGCTCGCCTTCACCGGCGGTGAGGTCGCCTGGTCGCACCTGGTCGTCTACCTCGTCGGCCCGATCGTGGGCGGCTTGGCGGCAGCGCTGCTGTACGAGGTCGTCAGCGGCCTCAAAGCCGCACGGCCGACCGTTGAACGGGTCTGA
- a CDS encoding RDD family protein, translating into MTPPAEFALPGREVFLPGAVPGRLDALVRRTSQHLVDVALAVGLGFLGGLLVGLAVIPLMNWGVVPPRAILWAPTITFLAVAFVSQILIDVWVPLRRGGVTPGMLVMGLRVEKVDGGEPSVWDYLIRMLLYSLDGVLLGLVAVVSIVVTKRRQRVGDLLARTVGVRVGRPTRVIGAGSPAGR; encoded by the coding sequence GTGACGCCACCTGCTGAGTTCGCATTGCCTGGTCGGGAGGTGTTCCTGCCCGGCGCAGTGCCAGGGCGACTGGACGCGCTCGTTAGGCGCACGTCTCAGCACCTGGTGGATGTGGCGCTGGCGGTCGGTCTCGGCTTTCTCGGCGGGCTGCTGGTCGGACTCGCTGTCATTCCCTTGATGAACTGGGGTGTCGTGCCGCCGCGGGCGATCCTCTGGGCGCCGACCATCACCTTCCTCGCGGTCGCGTTCGTGTCGCAAATCCTGATCGACGTGTGGGTGCCGCTGCGCCGCGGGGGCGTCACCCCTGGCATGTTGGTGATGGGTTTGCGGGTGGAGAAGGTGGACGGTGGCGAACCCAGTGTCTGGGACTACTTGATTCGCATGTTGCTTTACTCCCTGGACGGCGTGCTGTTGGGGCTGGTGGCCGTGGTGAGCATCGTGGTGACCAAGCGACGCCAGCGAGTAGGTGATCTGCTGGCGCGAACAGTGGGGGTACGGGTCGGGCGACCAACTCGGGTTATCGGGGCGGGATCGCCCGCGGGTCGTTGA
- a CDS encoding CBS domain-containing protein gives MRARDLVEDYPLVRLGDDALTAARLIADQHRPAVVVVDEQGRPVAVLPGSQVLRFSVPGYVLDDPSLSRVYDERGGAEVCVAKLAKRTVKDVLPPEDKRLELPVVSGGATVLECAATMARLRVPLVVVVDADTIHGVVTASHLLAVILEASEPPA, from the coding sequence ATGCGCGCTCGTGATCTCGTCGAGGACTACCCGCTGGTGCGCTTGGGCGACGACGCGCTGACCGCGGCGCGGTTGATCGCCGACCAACACCGGCCCGCCGTCGTCGTGGTGGACGAGCAGGGCCGTCCGGTGGCGGTGCTGCCCGGATCGCAGGTGCTGCGGTTCAGCGTGCCCGGCTACGTGCTGGACGACCCGTCGCTGTCGCGGGTCTACGACGAGCGCGGCGGCGCCGAGGTGTGCGTGGCCAAACTGGCCAAACGAACGGTCAAGGACGTGCTGCCACCCGAGGACAAGCGCCTGGAGTTGCCCGTGGTGTCCGGCGGGGCGACCGTGCTGGAGTGCGCGGCCACCATGGCCCGGCTACGCGTCCCGCTGGTCGTCGTGGTCGACGCGGACACCATCCACGGCGTGGTCACCGCCTCGCACCTGCTCGCCGTCATCCTCGAGGCCTCGGAGCCGCCCGCATGA
- a CDS encoding ArsB/NhaD family transporter, whose translation MSFTQILSVVVFVGAYILIATERVHRVAAALGGAALMLALGLTDGETAFHSVDAGIDWNVVFLLLGMMVIVGVIKQTGLFEYLAIAAAKRARGKPYVMLVMLVTITAVASAALDNVTTVLLIAPVTFLVCDRLGLNPIPFLIAEVMASNIGGTATLIGDPPNIIIASRGGLSFNDFLVHLAPFIVVLMVVFVLVCRWLFRDAFHYDEERVAEVMALSEREAIKNRTLLVQSLVVLALVLVGFSLHSLVHVEPSVVALLGAGLLVLISKVTTEEAIADVEWETLVFFMGLFVMVGALVETGVIDQVSTALAGAVEGKPLVAVMALLGVSAVLSAIVDNIPYVATMAPIVGDLVSAQGGTPQAESLWWSLALGADLGGNATAVGASANVVVLGLAARNGTPISFWQFTRYGIIVATLSIALAAPYLWLRYFVLA comes from the coding sequence ATGAGCTTCACCCAGATCCTGTCGGTCGTCGTGTTCGTCGGCGCGTACATCCTCATCGCCACCGAACGCGTGCACCGCGTCGCCGCCGCTCTCGGCGGCGCCGCGCTGATGCTCGCCCTCGGGCTCACCGACGGCGAGACGGCGTTCCACTCGGTCGACGCGGGCATCGACTGGAACGTGGTGTTCCTGCTGCTGGGCATGATGGTCATCGTCGGGGTGATCAAGCAGACCGGACTGTTCGAGTACCTCGCCATCGCCGCGGCCAAGCGCGCCAGGGGCAAGCCCTACGTCATGCTGGTCATGCTGGTGACCATCACCGCGGTGGCCTCGGCCGCACTGGACAACGTCACCACGGTGCTGCTCATCGCGCCGGTGACCTTCCTGGTCTGCGACCGGCTCGGCCTCAACCCGATCCCGTTCCTCATCGCCGAGGTCATGGCCTCCAACATCGGCGGCACCGCGACCCTGATCGGCGACCCACCCAACATCATCATCGCCAGCCGTGGCGGGCTGTCGTTCAACGACTTCCTCGTGCACCTCGCGCCGTTCATCGTGGTGCTGATGGTCGTGTTCGTGCTGGTGTGCCGGTGGCTGTTCCGCGACGCGTTCCACTACGACGAGGAGCGCGTCGCGGAGGTGATGGCCCTGTCCGAACGGGAGGCCATCAAGAACCGCACCCTGTTGGTGCAGAGCCTGGTCGTGCTCGCCCTCGTGCTCGTCGGGTTCAGCCTGCACAGCCTCGTGCACGTCGAGCCGTCGGTGGTGGCGCTGCTGGGCGCGGGCCTGCTCGTGCTGATCTCCAAGGTCACCACCGAGGAGGCCATCGCCGACGTGGAGTGGGAGACCCTGGTCTTCTTCATGGGCCTGTTCGTCATGGTCGGCGCCCTGGTCGAGACCGGCGTCATCGACCAGGTGTCCACGGCGTTGGCCGGCGCGGTCGAGGGCAAACCGCTGGTCGCGGTGATGGCGCTGCTCGGCGTGTCGGCGGTGTTGTCGGCGATCGTGGACAACATCCCCTACGTCGCCACGATGGCCCCGATCGTGGGCGACCTGGTCTCAGCCCAGGGCGGCACACCGCAGGCGGAGTCGCTGTGGTGGTCGCTCGCGCTGGGCGCGGACCTGGGCGGCAACGCCACCGCGGTCGGCGCCAGCGCGAACGTCGTCGTGCTGGGCTTGGCCGCCCGCAACGGCACGCCGATCAGCTTCTGGCAGTTCACCCGCTACGGCATCATCGTCGCGACCCTGTCGATAGCGCTCGCCGCGCCCTACCTGTGGCTGCGCTACTTCGTGCTCGCCTGA
- a CDS encoding SRPBCC family protein — MTRNRSTSAAADTVFGIITDLEDLHTWLPRAVEVERYGPGLLRLWLRNGDHDETVERGPTVDRDSLRGRWHSEATTSYTGALRVPRVGADRCAITVDLVGGTGMPAVRVEDWLARALDSLATVVAEETSRTRGKSHLVAGGRPG; from the coding sequence TTGACCCGAAACCGATCCACGTCCGCCGCGGCGGACACCGTGTTCGGGATCATCACCGACCTGGAGGACCTGCACACCTGGCTCCCCCGCGCCGTCGAGGTCGAACGCTACGGCCCCGGCCTGCTTCGCCTGTGGCTGCGGAACGGCGATCACGACGAGACCGTGGAGCGCGGGCCGACCGTCGACCGGGACAGCCTCCGGGGGCGGTGGCACAGCGAGGCCACCACCAGCTACACCGGTGCCCTGCGGGTGCCGCGGGTGGGCGCGGACCGCTGTGCCATCACGGTGGACCTGGTCGGAGGCACCGGGATGCCCGCGGTTCGAGTCGAGGACTGGTTGGCCCGGGCGCTGGACTCACTCGCGACCGTCGTCGCCGAGGAAACGTCACGAACCAGGGGCAAGAGCCACTTGGTCGCCGGGGGTCGACCCGGCTGA
- a CDS encoding EF-hand domain-containing protein: MSQHGLVRLFSLLDGNRNGVVDRSDLETFGARSGGGVPDKAAALWDSLSTLDVDSDGVVTRDEFVAGADYDAVFASTAALHASLFDVADADDDGRIDRAEWRSLTSALGIPDDEAEAGFTAIDSDQDGVVTRDEFLEQVTILVEGDRDLAAITVARPPEHT, translated from the coding sequence ATGTCGCAACACGGGCTGGTACGATTGTTCTCCCTTCTCGACGGCAATCGCAATGGAGTGGTCGATCGCTCCGACCTGGAAACCTTCGGGGCCAGGTCCGGTGGCGGTGTTCCCGACAAGGCCGCCGCCCTCTGGGACTCGCTGTCCACCCTGGACGTCGACTCCGACGGTGTGGTGACCAGGGACGAGTTCGTCGCCGGGGCCGATTACGACGCGGTGTTCGCCTCCACCGCCGCTCTCCACGCGTCCCTCTTCGACGTCGCGGACGCCGACGACGATGGCAGGATCGACCGCGCCGAGTGGAGATCCCTCACGTCCGCACTGGGCATCCCGGATGACGAGGCCGAGGCCGGCTTCACCGCCATCGACTCCGATCAGGACGGTGTGGTCACCCGCGACGAGTTCCTCGAACAGGTGACCATCCTCGTCGAAGGGGACAGGGACCTCGCCGCGATCACCGTCGCGCGGCCCCCCGAGCACACCTGA
- a CDS encoding IS30 family transposase, with protein sequence MAYGLRQKQVREYRGQIPSPGRPTVAWREDRVRFWASIATGVLTDEASEAARVSAPVGYRWFRHAGGVNPQLSTTVSGRYLSFVEREDIALLRAQGLGVRAIGRQLGRDASTISRELRRNASTRTYALDYRASIAQWHAERCARRPKVAKLVVNRPLRDYVQQRLYGGVRDTVGAVIGPDGPAWKGRNKPHRGDRAWVTAWSPEQIANRLPVDFPDDESMRISHEAIYQALYVEARGALQRELVACLRTGRALRVPRARSRQKAWAHVTPEVLISERPAEADDRAVPGHGEGDLVIGLQRSAIGTPVERTTRFTMLVHLPREEGWGVIPRTKNGPALAGYGAVTMADALTKTVIRLPEQLRRSLTWDRGKELSAHAQFTVRTGLPVYFADPHSPWQRGTNENTNGLLRQYFPKGTDLSRWSAEDIAAVAAALNSRPRKTLGWKTPAEALDDHLRSLQDTGVASTD encoded by the coding sequence ATGGCATACGGGCTGAGACAGAAGCAGGTTCGTGAGTACCGGGGGCAGATCCCGTCACCGGGTCGGCCGACGGTCGCCTGGCGCGAGGACCGGGTCAGGTTCTGGGCCTCGATCGCCACCGGTGTCCTGACCGACGAGGCGTCGGAGGCGGCCAGGGTGTCGGCGCCGGTGGGCTACCGGTGGTTCCGTCACGCTGGTGGAGTGAACCCGCAACTGTCCACAACGGTCTCCGGCCGATACCTGTCCTTCGTCGAGCGCGAGGACATCGCGCTGCTACGCGCTCAAGGTCTCGGGGTGCGCGCGATCGGCAGGCAGCTCGGCCGGGACGCCTCGACGATTTCCCGGGAGCTGCGCCGCAACGCCTCCACCCGAACCTATGCCCTTGACTACAGGGCCTCGATCGCGCAGTGGCATGCCGAACGGTGCGCGAGGCGTCCCAAGGTCGCCAAGCTCGTCGTGAACCGGCCGCTGCGTGACTACGTCCAGCAGCGCTTGTACGGTGGGGTCCGTGACACCGTCGGCGCCGTGATCGGTCCCGACGGTCCGGCGTGGAAGGGGCGGAACAAGCCGCATCGCGGTGATCGGGCCTGGGTGACGGCGTGGAGCCCGGAGCAGATCGCGAACCGGCTTCCGGTCGACTTCCCGGATGATGAGTCGATGCGGATCAGCCACGAGGCGATCTACCAGGCCCTCTATGTCGAAGCCCGCGGCGCTCTCCAGCGCGAACTCGTCGCCTGTCTGCGGACGGGTCGGGCGTTGCGGGTCCCGCGTGCCAGGTCGAGGCAGAAGGCGTGGGCACACGTCACCCCGGAGGTCCTGATCAGCGAACGCCCGGCCGAAGCCGACGACCGCGCCGTGCCAGGGCATGGGGAAGGCGATCTGGTCATCGGTCTGCAGCGCTCCGCGATCGGCACTCCGGTCGAGCGAACGACCCGGTTCACGATGCTGGTCCACCTGCCTCGTGAGGAGGGCTGGGGTGTCATCCCGCGCACGAAGAACGGTCCGGCGCTGGCCGGCTACGGCGCGGTCACGATGGCCGACGCCCTCACGAAGACCGTCATCCGGCTGCCCGAGCAGTTGCGTCGATCCCTGACCTGGGATCGCGGCAAGGAACTGTCCGCACATGCTCAGTTCACGGTCCGGACCGGGCTGCCGGTCTACTTCGCCGATCCGCATTCTCCTTGGCAGCGTGGCACCAACGAGAACACGAATGGCTTGCTGCGCCAGTACTTCCCGAAAGGCACCGACCTGTCTCGTTGGAGCGCTGAGGACATCGCCGCGGTTGCGGCCGCGCTCAACTCACGGCCCCGTAAGACACTGGGCTGGAAGACACCTGCCGAAGCCCTCGACGATCACCTACGCTCTCTCCAAGACACCGGTGTTGCATCCACCGATTGA